A genomic region of Ignavibacteria bacterium contains the following coding sequences:
- a CDS encoding HNH endonuclease: protein MVLNQNYEALTICSTKKAVVLLLTNKAEIIAKKDGLVLRSPSISLPFPSIIRLSNYVNVHYKKVMLSRKNILRRDNHKCQYCGRSDLPLTIDHIIPKSKGGQDTWENLVTACIKCNNKKGDRTLEEANMHLIRKPFRPSHIMFLKNFVGQVDERWKPFLYLT from the coding sequence CTGGTTCTTAACCAGAATTATGAAGCACTTACCATTTGTTCAACAAAAAAAGCAGTTGTTTTATTATTAACTAATAAAGCCGAGATAATTGCTAAGAAAGATGGACTTGTATTGAGGTCCCCATCTATAAGTTTGCCGTTTCCAAGTATAATTCGTTTGTCTAATTATGTTAATGTTCATTATAAAAAAGTTATGCTCTCAAGGAAAAATATCTTAAGAAGAGATAATCACAAATGTCAATATTGTGGAAGATCAGATCTTCCATTAACAATCGATCATATTATCCCAAAATCTAAAGGTGGGCAAGATACCTGGGAAAATCTTGTAACAGCATGTATCAAGTGCAACAATAAGAAAGGTGATAGAACTTTAGAAGAAGCAAATATGCATTTAATCAGAAAACCGTTCAGACCAAGTCACATTATGTTTTTGAAAAACTTTGTCGGGCAGGTCGATGAACGGTGGAAACCATTCCTTTATTTAACATAA
- the scpB gene encoding SMC-Scp complex subunit ScpB yields MKRELKHIVEALIFASDEPIDTQTIVNIIKSVDKEEELELYSLVENAIEELNQFYEQNGVAFRIIKIAKGYQFATRPEFSRYVGFMNTERRQKRLSQAALETLAIIAYKQPITKPEIERIRGVNADYILSTLLEKNLICIKGRAETVGRPLLYGTTDEFLKYFGISDISDLPKPREIEEILSDEAFLEQKKRLLMNLIEEDQPELDFGEGENNNGDQGGNNGKDEIE; encoded by the coding sequence ATGAAAAGAGAATTAAAACATATTGTCGAAGCTTTAATTTTTGCATCCGATGAACCAATTGATACACAAACAATTGTAAACATCATTAAATCGGTTGATAAAGAAGAAGAACTCGAGCTTTATTCACTTGTCGAAAATGCAATTGAAGAATTAAATCAATTCTACGAACAAAACGGAGTTGCATTTAGAATAATTAAAATTGCGAAAGGTTATCAGTTCGCAACAAGACCTGAGTTTTCTCGATACGTTGGATTTATGAATACAGAGAGAAGGCAGAAACGACTCTCTCAAGCAGCGCTCGAGACTTTAGCTATAATCGCTTATAAGCAGCCAATCACAAAACCAGAAATTGAAAGAATCCGTGGCGTGAATGCTGATTATATTCTCTCAACTCTTTTAGAAAAAAATTTAATATGTATTAAAGGAAGAGCTGAAACTGTTGGAAGACCGCTTTTGTATGGAACGACTGATGAATTTCTGAAATATTTTGGTATAAGCGATATAAGCGATTTACCAAAGCCAAGAGAGATTGAAGAAATTCTAAGTGATGAGGCTTTTCTTGAACAGAAAAAAAGACTTCTAATGAATTTAATTGAAGAAGATCAACCAGAGTTAGATTTTGGTGAGGGTGAGAATAATAATGGTGATCAAGGAGGCAATAATGGAAAAGATGAGATTGAATAA
- the dacB gene encoding D-alanyl-D-alanine carboxypeptidase/D-alanyl-D-alanine-endopeptidase, protein MMKIKSILFCIVILINVSFSQVLQKPEQDTLPKVKYSDLKEFSKVLDDIFNDPAFSNAHWGVVIQSLSTGEYFYRRNEHKNFMPASNMKLFTTALALLQLGPDYTYKTSLFLNGKIRNEEIKGDLILRGVGDPTITSRFYNGDALTVFNAWADSLLNMGIEVITGNIIADDDAFEEEALGNGWSWDDETYYYSAIPGGVCFNDNCIDIKIIPGEKVGRKAIIDIYPKTKYVTILNDVVTVSDDSITNIDFYRERNTNIIQVFGTIRKSEIEIKESVSINNPTKFTAQVLKEVIESKGIKVKGQALDNDELGIVRDYQKLTPLFTQISPPLKEIVKVVNKVSHNLYAEQLMKTIGYEKLKFGSFENGLKASENLLKQMGIDPENIQIVDGSGLSRLNLITPAQLNSVLRFMYRSKYFNEFYESLPIAGVDGTIANRMKNTRAMNNVRAKTGYINAVRSLSGYVTTTDGEMLTFVMIANNFLVPLKLAENIQDLVCILLSNFSRGNLK, encoded by the coding sequence ATGATGAAAATTAAATCAATTCTTTTTTGCATTGTTATCTTAATTAATGTCTCATTTTCACAGGTTTTGCAGAAACCAGAACAAGATACATTACCAAAAGTTAAGTATTCTGACCTCAAAGAATTCTCAAAAGTTTTAGATGATATTTTTAATGATCCTGCATTTTCAAATGCTCATTGGGGAGTTGTAATTCAATCTCTTTCAACTGGGGAATATTTTTATCGTCGGAATGAACATAAAAATTTTATGCCTGCTTCAAATATGAAGCTTTTCACCACAGCTCTTGCGCTCTTGCAGCTGGGACCTGATTACACTTATAAAACTTCTCTCTTTCTCAATGGAAAAATTAGAAATGAAGAAATTAAAGGTGATTTGATTCTGAGAGGAGTTGGAGATCCAACAATTACTTCCAGATTTTACAATGGAGATGCATTGACTGTTTTTAATGCCTGGGCAGATAGTCTTTTGAATATGGGCATTGAAGTTATAACTGGAAATATCATTGCCGATGATGATGCATTTGAAGAAGAGGCGCTTGGTAACGGCTGGTCCTGGGATGATGAAACTTATTATTATTCAGCAATACCAGGCGGAGTTTGTTTTAATGATAATTGTATTGATATAAAAATAATTCCTGGAGAAAAAGTCGGGCGTAAAGCTATTATTGATATTTATCCTAAAACTAAATATGTAACCATCTTGAACGATGTTGTAACAGTTTCGGATGATTCAATTACCAACATTGATTTCTATAGAGAGAGAAACACAAACATTATTCAAGTTTTTGGAACAATCAGAAAATCAGAGATAGAGATAAAAGAATCAGTTTCAATCAATAATCCAACAAAGTTCACAGCTCAAGTCTTAAAAGAAGTTATCGAAAGTAAAGGCATTAAAGTTAAAGGACAGGCACTTGATAATGATGAACTAGGAATTGTTAGAGATTATCAGAAACTCACACCATTATTCACTCAAATTTCTCCACCATTGAAAGAAATTGTAAAAGTTGTAAATAAAGTAAGTCATAATCTTTATGCTGAACAATTAATGAAAACTATTGGTTATGAAAAATTGAAATTTGGATCTTTTGAAAATGGATTAAAGGCATCAGAAAATCTCTTAAAACAAATGGGAATTGATCCTGAGAATATCCAGATTGTTGATGGTTCAGGATTATCGAGATTAAATTTAATTACTCCTGCCCAACTAAATTCAGTGCTGAGATTTATGTATCGTTCAAAATATTTCAATGAGTTTTATGAATCTCTGCCAATTGCAGGAGTGGATGGTACAATTGCTAATCGAATGAAAAACACAAGAGCGATGAATAATGTACGAGCCAAAACTGGATATATAAATGCAGTTCGATCTCTTTCAGGCTATGTTACAACAACTGATGGCGAGATGCTCACATTTGTTATGATTGCGAACAACTTTCTTGTACCATTAAAACTCGCAGAAAACATTCAGGATTTAGTTTGTATTTTATTGTCAAACTTTTCAAGAGGGAATTTAAAATGA
- a CDS encoding segregation/condensation protein A — translation MPNTTYKVSLKDFEGPLDLLLFFIKRDELDIYDIPISKILKEFMEYLHFIEELDLEVAGEFIMMASTLMHIKARMLLPREVNEKGEEIDPREELVNRLVEYMRYKEMTTQLSELEAQRRKITFRKYFKHDEATPPHDFDVLLKNITLYDLAKAFKRVIESLPKVTEHTIVKPPVSTEEQLEYVINKLEEKGEVDFKELVSGMTEKLRIIVTFIVILELIKNRVITIIGGEDFNNFVIKKL, via the coding sequence ATGCCTAATACAACTTACAAAGTTTCATTAAAAGATTTCGAAGGTCCGCTCGACCTTCTTTTGTTTTTTATTAAAAGAGATGAACTTGATATTTACGACATTCCGATCTCTAAGATTTTAAAAGAATTTATGGAGTACTTGCACTTTATTGAAGAACTTGATCTTGAAGTCGCAGGTGAATTCATTATGATGGCAAGTACTCTAATGCATATCAAAGCAAGAATGCTCTTACCAAGAGAAGTAAATGAAAAAGGTGAGGAGATTGATCCGAGAGAGGAATTGGTTAATAGACTTGTAGAGTATATGCGTTACAAAGAAATGACAACTCAATTATCTGAACTTGAAGCACAGAGAAGAAAAATTACATTTCGAAAATATTTCAAACACGATGAAGCAACGCCACCACACGATTTTGATGTCCTTCTTAAAAATATTACTCTTTATGATCTTGCAAAAGCATTCAAAAGAGTAATTGAATCATTACCAAAAGTAACTGAACATACAATCGTTAAACCTCCAGTCAGTACAGAAGAACAACTTGAATATGTAATCAATAAACTTGAGGAAAAAGGTGAAGTTGATTTTAAAGAACTTGTTTCAGGCATGACTGAGAAGCTGAGGATCATAGTTACATTTATTGTAATTCTCGAATTAATAAAAAATCGAGTGATAACGATTATCGGTGGGGAAGATTTTAATAATTTTGTAATCAAGAAACTATGA
- a CDS encoding rRNA pseudouridine synthase, producing MRLNKFLSEAGVASRRKADELILEGRIEVNGKVVTQLGLKIDPENDEVTFDGEPVKLKNFVYYLFHKPAGYITSLKDEKGRKTIFDIIKVKERVFPVGRLDRDTTGVLILTNDGDFANFLMHPKNKIPREYIATLDKPFEEPLTKLKKVHLEDGIVNVDSVEFIDSTRRKLKLILREGRNRVVKRIFGKFGYSVKALHRSSYAGFRVDKVPVGKLIKISPSEIKRIYTKYDEN from the coding sequence ATGAGATTGAATAAATTTTTATCGGAAGCGGGAGTTGCTTCAAGAAGAAAAGCTGACGAGCTAATCCTTGAAGGCAGAATTGAAGTTAATGGAAAAGTTGTAACTCAACTTGGATTGAAAATAGATCCAGAGAACGATGAGGTAACTTTTGATGGTGAACCTGTCAAGTTGAAAAATTTTGTTTATTATCTTTTTCATAAACCAGCTGGATACATAACATCTTTGAAAGACGAGAAAGGTCGCAAAACAATTTTTGACATTATTAAAGTTAAAGAAAGAGTTTTCCCTGTCGGAAGATTGGATAGAGACACAACTGGTGTATTGATTTTAACTAATGATGGTGACTTCGCAAATTTTTTAATGCATCCGAAGAATAAAATTCCCAGAGAATACATCGCCACTCTTGATAAACCTTTTGAGGAGCCTCTGACTAAATTGAAAAAAGTTCATCTTGAAGATGGTATTGTCAATGTCGACTCTGTTGAATTTATTGATTCAACAAGAAGAAAACTTAAACTTATATTAAGAGAAGGAAGAAATCGTGTAGTGAAAAGAATATTTGGGAAATTTGGATATTCAGTGAAAGCTTTGCATCGATCAAGTTATGCAGGTTTTCGTGTGGATAAGGTTCCTGTAGGTAAATTAATTAAAATCTCACCTTCGGAAATAAAGAGGATTTATACCAAATATGATGAAAATTAA
- the mnmA gene encoding tRNA 2-thiouridine(34) synthase MnmA: protein MKILEKFNKYDKSRPVVVAMSGGVDSSVAAVLLKLAGFDVIGITMKTWGFMEVGGAPKHESGCCSLDAIFDAKSVAVQYNFPHFTVDFTENFKEAVIENFIDEYLHGRTPNPCIVCNREVKWGDLIKEAEKLGAYYIATGHYAKLVYDKNSNRYKLKSDFMNRKDQAYALWGLPQEFLARTIFPLEDMTKEEVRELAREFKIRPANKPESQEICFVVDDDYGRFLQEKFEERKIEIKKGDFVYHGKKVGEHKGIPFYTIGQRRGIEVALGKPVYVKSISIGDNVIELGDAVELICKRFSMNKINYVSVPEIKPGDEVFVKVRYSDKPGKAKIHLVDDDLIIVDLIDEKRAVTPGQSAVLYNDEGFLLVGGIILKDLTNEVESKTN, encoded by the coding sequence ATGAAAATATTAGAAAAATTTAATAAATATGACAAATCAAGACCTGTCGTAGTTGCAATGTCGGGTGGAGTTGATTCATCCGTTGCGGCAGTATTGCTTAAATTAGCAGGATTTGATGTTATTGGAATTACAATGAAAACCTGGGGCTTTATGGAAGTCGGAGGTGCCCCAAAACATGAGAGCGGATGCTGTTCACTTGATGCAATATTCGATGCAAAAAGTGTAGCCGTGCAATATAATTTCCCGCATTTTACTGTTGATTTTACTGAAAATTTCAAAGAAGCCGTGATTGAAAATTTTATTGATGAATATTTACATGGTAGAACCCCAAATCCCTGTATTGTTTGCAACAGAGAAGTTAAATGGGGCGATTTAATTAAGGAAGCCGAAAAACTTGGTGCTTATTATATAGCCACAGGACATTACGCAAAGCTTGTTTACGATAAAAATTCTAATCGATATAAACTTAAATCAGATTTTATGAATCGTAAAGATCAGGCTTATGCTTTGTGGGGATTACCGCAGGAATTTTTGGCTCGAACGATTTTCCCGCTCGAAGATATGACAAAAGAGGAAGTCAGAGAGCTGGCAAGAGAATTTAAAATAAGACCTGCAAATAAACCAGAAAGTCAAGAGATATGTTTTGTTGTTGATGATGATTATGGAAGATTCTTACAGGAAAAATTTGAAGAGAGAAAAATTGAAATAAAGAAAGGTGATTTTGTTTATCATGGAAAGAAAGTCGGAGAGCATAAGGGAATTCCATTTTATACAATTGGGCAGAGAAGAGGTATTGAGGTTGCATTAGGTAAACCAGTTTATGTGAAATCAATTTCTATTGGAGATAATGTAATTGAATTGGGGGATGCGGTAGAATTGATCTGTAAAAGATTCAGTATGAATAAAATAAATTATGTATCGGTTCCTGAAATCAAACCTGGTGATGAAGTCTTTGTAAAAGTTCGTTACTCCGATAAACCAGGAAAAGCAAAAATTCATTTGGTTGATGATGATTTGATTATTGTAGACTTAATAGATGAAAAAAGAGCTGTCACACCAGGTCAAAGTGCAGTTTTATATAATGATGAAGGATTTTTATTAGTTGGCGGTATAATATTAAAGGACTTAACAAATGAAGTGGAATCAAAAACTAATTGA
- the trpS gene encoding tryptophan--tRNA ligase gives MKKIILSGMRPTGRLHIGHFVGALENWIKLQNDFQNYHLIADYHVLTTSLDTSNIENDSIEMAIDWIAAGIDPEKSPIFRQSQIKEHTELHLIFSMLITTARLERNPTVKEQVRDLKIENITYGHLGYPVLQAADILLYKGNYVPVGEDQVPHIEITREIARKFNQTWGEVFPEPEPLLSQFARLPGLDGNAKMSKSLNNAILISDEPETIKQKLRKAVTDPQKIRKNDPGRPEICLVFTYHKKFNPDEVTEIEAGCRSGSLGCVECKLKCSERIANFFEPVRNKRKELETKPERIKEILIECESKARKVAQATMNEVHEKMKFG, from the coding sequence ATGAAAAAGATAATTTTGAGCGGAATGAGACCTACTGGACGATTGCATATCGGTCATTTTGTAGGTGCTCTCGAAAACTGGATTAAACTTCAAAACGATTTCCAGAATTACCATTTAATTGCAGATTATCATGTTTTAACAACTTCTTTAGATACATCTAATATTGAAAATGACTCTATTGAAATGGCAATTGACTGGATTGCCGCAGGAATTGATCCCGAAAAAAGTCCAATCTTCAGACAATCACAAATCAAAGAGCACACAGAACTCCACTTAATTTTTTCAATGCTTATTACAACTGCCAGATTGGAACGAAATCCTACAGTTAAAGAGCAGGTTCGTGATTTAAAAATTGAAAACATAACTTATGGACATCTCGGTTACCCAGTTCTTCAAGCTGCTGATATTCTTTTATACAAAGGAAATTATGTCCCTGTTGGTGAGGACCAGGTGCCTCATATTGAAATCACACGAGAAATTGCAAGAAAATTCAATCAAACCTGGGGAGAAGTTTTTCCTGAGCCCGAACCGTTACTCAGTCAATTTGCAAGATTACCAGGTCTCGATGGAAATGCCAAGATGAGTAAATCGTTGAATAATGCAATTTTGATTTCCGATGAACCAGAAACAATTAAACAAAAACTTCGAAAAGCAGTTACAGATCCGCAAAAAATAAGAAAGAATGATCCAGGTAGACCAGAGATTTGTCTTGTCTTTACTTATCATAAAAAATTTAATCCTGATGAAGTTACTGAGATTGAAGCAGGTTGCCGAAGTGGATCGCTCGGATGCGTTGAATGTAAGTTAAAATGCTCTGAAAGAATTGCCAATTTCTTCGAACCAGTCAGAAACAAAAGAAAAGAATTGGAGACTAAACCTGAAAGAATTAAAGAAATTTTAATCGAATGTGAATCTAAGGCACGTAAGGTTGCTCAAGCCACAATGAATGAAGTTCACGAAAAAATGAAGTTTGGTTGA
- a CDS encoding glycosyltransferase, producing the protein MISIIIPTLNEEKLLPKLLDQLNDQKLKAKYNYEIIISDGGSKDRTLEIAKNYTDKIVVHKATRRQKISEGKNAGYKISSGDPLVFICADCRIENPEMFFDYILNFEKSKYLAATFWFDVFPEEKIWSDFLFHTFFNWLVKLLNFFGNGMGRGECQVIKREIFELIGGYNEELTAGEDYDLYTRIRKLGKIDVNFKIKIFESPRRYRKFGYLRILLMWFRNSLRVFKIIKTQVEEWKEVR; encoded by the coding sequence TTGATTAGCATAATTATACCCACTCTGAATGAAGAAAAACTTTTACCAAAACTTCTCGATCAATTAAATGATCAGAAACTGAAGGCAAAATATAATTATGAGATTATTATCTCGGATGGTGGAAGCAAAGATCGGACGCTTGAAATTGCAAAAAATTATACGGATAAAATTGTAGTTCATAAAGCGACAAGACGACAAAAGATTTCTGAAGGAAAGAATGCAGGTTACAAAATTTCGTCAGGCGATCCGCTTGTTTTTATTTGTGCTGATTGCAGAATAGAAAACCCAGAGATGTTTTTTGATTACATATTAAATTTCGAAAAATCAAAATATCTTGCAGCAACATTCTGGTTCGATGTTTTTCCTGAAGAAAAAATTTGGAGTGATTTTTTATTTCATACATTTTTTAATTGGTTAGTAAAGCTGCTTAACTTCTTTGGTAATGGGATGGGTAGGGGAGAATGTCAGGTCATTAAAAGAGAAATTTTTGAATTAATCGGCGGTTATAACGAGGAACTAACTGCTGGTGAAGATTATGATTTATACACTCGAATAAGAAAGCTTGGAAAGATTGATGTGAACTTTAAAATTAAAATTTTTGAATCCCCAAGAAGATATCGGAAATTTGGATATTTAAGAATTCTTCTGATGTGGTTCAGAAATTCATTAAGAGTTTTTAAAATTATTAAAACTCAGGTTGAAGAATGGAAAGAAGTCAGATAA
- a CDS encoding DUF2279 domain-containing protein — translation MKTFIVWVSLIGVLFINSNVFSFSKINKVSPNVRRSLTNPDQLVLAESEKSPFDKLRVTPFGKLRVTSLDDHKMTSIKNSNVRLSLTNPDGLVLTESEKSPFDRLRVTPFDKLRVTSLDEHKKTSIKNSNVRLSLSKPDNVFSIRDVRLSLPNPDELVLAESEKSSFDRLRVTPVNEFGMAQDFVLHQPNDTIKSNDVYYIFKYKELQSIQPVNYNLKTKIYFDRLLLVTALTSASVAVVHHHQSKAWWQGTRTKFHFQNDWEYALWIDKLGHWWGATAIQHLFSSSLSWSNFSDETSMWLGSILALTYQLYVETYDGYAKDWGFSPGDAMFDFGGAFYPLLQYYIPPLKNVNLKLSYYPSKRLLKKDPNDELYRNKFVIDDYEGQSFYLSFKINNMLPENLEKYWPDFLCLAIGYQMRNWNGYAVADQNYYLTLDYDFEQIPLYGQFWQFLKNTFNLIHFPAPGIKFSKKKIYLTITY, via the coding sequence ATGAAAACATTCATTGTTTGGGTTAGTCTGATTGGAGTTTTATTTATTAATTCAAACGTTTTTTCTTTTTCAAAAATCAATAAAGTCTCCCCAAATGTCAGGCGGAGCTTGACGAATCCTGACCAATTAGTTTTGGCAGAAAGTGAAAAGTCACCCTTCGACAAGCTCAGGGTGACGCCCTTCGGCAAGCTCAGGGTGACATCGCTTGATGATCATAAAATGACTTCAATTAAAAACTCAAATGTCAGGCTGAGCTTGACGAATCCTGACGGATTAGTTTTGACGGAAAGTGAAAAGTCACCCTTCGACAGGCTCAGGGTGACGCCCTTCGACAAGCTCAGGGTGACATCACTTGATGAGCATAAAAAGACTTCAATTAAAAACTCAAATGTCAGGCTGAGTTTATCGAAGCCTGACAATGTTTTTTCAATTCGTGATGTCAGGCTGAGTTTGCCGAATCCTGACGAATTAGTTTTGGCAGAAAGTGAAAAGTCATCCTTCGACAGGCTCAGGGTGACGCCTGTTAATGAATTTGGAATGGCGCAAGACTTTGTTCTGCATCAACCAAACGATACAATTAAATCAAACGATGTGTATTACATTTTCAAGTATAAAGAACTTCAATCAATTCAACCTGTCAATTACAATTTAAAAACAAAAATTTACTTCGATCGTTTATTACTTGTAACTGCTCTCACTTCGGCATCGGTTGCTGTTGTTCATCACCATCAATCTAAAGCTTGGTGGCAGGGGACAAGAACAAAATTTCATTTCCAAAACGACTGGGAGTACGCTCTATGGATTGATAAATTAGGTCACTGGTGGGGTGCAACAGCTATTCAGCATTTGTTTTCTTCATCCTTAAGTTGGTCGAATTTTTCTGATGAAACATCGATGTGGCTTGGTTCAATATTAGCTTTGACTTACCAATTATATGTTGAAACTTATGATGGTTATGCTAAAGACTGGGGATTTAGTCCAGGTGATGCAATGTTTGATTTTGGTGGTGCTTTTTATCCACTGCTTCAATATTATATTCCACCACTAAAAAATGTTAATCTTAAATTGAGTTATTATCCATCTAAAAGATTATTGAAGAAAGATCCAAATGATGAACTTTATAGAAATAAATTTGTGATAGATGATTACGAAGGACAAAGTTTTTATTTGAGTTTTAAGATCAATAATATGCTTCCAGAAAATTTAGAAAAATATTGGCCCGATTTTTTGTGTCTTGCAATTGGTTATCAGATGAGAAACTGGAATGGCTACGCTGTTGCAGATCAAAATTATTACTTAACACTTGACTATGATTTCGAGCAAATTCCATTATATGGACAATTCTGGCAGTTTCTAAAAAATACATTTAATCTGATTCATTTTCCTGCACCAGGAATAAAATTTTCAAAGAAAAAAATCTATCTAACAATTACATACTAA
- the lysS gene encoding lysine--tRNA ligase yields the protein MNNEHQNLHFEDINVLIKRRLEELEELKKRGINPYPYNYDVTHRSKEILENYSELEGKDVSVAGRIMSLRRMGKASFAHIMDFEGKIQIYLKKDDLGDAYDIFKLLDIGDIIGVKGFVFKTKTGETTIHVKELTVLCKSIRPIPIAKEVIDENGNKIIYDQFADKELRYRQRYVDLIVNREVLDVFVKRTKIIRYLREYLDSCGYFEVETPVLQPIYGGAAARPFITHHNALDMDLYLRIADELYLKRLIVGGFEGVYEIAKDFRNEGMDREHNPEFTMLELYVAYKDYFWMMEFVEKLISHIVQKLHGTQKILIEGNEIDFTPPWKRYSMAELTKEKLGIDILNDDYDSLFSFAKSRELDVDKNITRGKLIDEIFSELVQPDLIQPTFIYDYPLELSPLAKRHRSRPDVVERFEGFVMGRELCNAFSELNDPIDQRLRFEEQMKMRKAGDEEAHMFDEDFVRALEYGMPPTAGLGIGIDRLVMLLTNQHSIRDVILFPTMRPEK from the coding sequence ATGAACAACGAACATCAAAATTTACATTTTGAAGATATAAATGTTTTAATTAAAAGAAGACTTGAAGAATTAGAGGAACTTAAGAAAAGGGGAATCAATCCTTATCCTTACAATTACGATGTAACTCATCGTTCAAAAGAAATTTTAGAAAATTATTCAGAGCTTGAAGGGAAGGATGTTTCAGTTGCAGGGAGGATAATGTCTCTCAGAAGAATGGGCAAAGCATCATTTGCTCACATAATGGATTTTGAAGGTAAGATTCAAATCTATCTTAAAAAAGATGATCTCGGTGATGCTTACGATATTTTTAAACTGCTTGACATAGGAGATATAATTGGCGTAAAAGGGTTTGTATTTAAAACAAAAACAGGTGAGACCACTATCCACGTAAAAGAATTAACTGTTTTATGCAAATCAATCAGACCCATACCAATTGCAAAAGAAGTTATTGATGAAAATGGAAATAAAATTATTTACGATCAATTCGCAGATAAAGAATTACGCTATCGTCAGCGATATGTTGATTTAATCGTAAACCGAGAAGTGCTTGATGTTTTTGTCAAACGAACAAAAATAATTCGTTACTTAAGAGAGTATCTTGATTCTTGTGGTTATTTTGAAGTTGAAACACCTGTTCTCCAACCGATTTATGGAGGTGCCGCAGCAAGACCATTTATCACTCATCACAATGCTCTTGATATGGATTTGTACTTAAGAATTGCTGACGAACTTTATCTAAAGAGATTGATTGTCGGAGGCTTTGAAGGTGTTTATGAAATCGCCAAGGATTTTAGGAATGAAGGAATGGATAGAGAGCATAATCCTGAATTTACGATGCTCGAGCTTTATGTTGCTTATAAAGACTATTTCTGGATGATGGAATTTGTTGAAAAACTAATTTCTCACATCGTGCAAAAGTTACACGGAACTCAAAAAATTTTAATTGAAGGTAATGAAATTGATTTTACTCCTCCCTGGAAAAGATATTCGATGGCTGAACTTACAAAAGAAAAACTGGGTATAGATATACTTAACGATGATTATGACTCTCTCTTCTCTTTTGCAAAATCAAGAGAACTTGATGTTGATAAAAATATCACTCGTGGAAAATTGATTGATGAAATTTTTAGTGAACTCGTTCAGCCTGATTTAATTCAACCTACATTTATTTATGATTATCCACTTGAACTTTCACCGCTTGCAAAGAGACACCGATCTCGACCAGATGTGGTTGAAAGATTTGAGGGATTTGTAATGGGTAGAGAACTATGCAATGCTTTTAGTGAATTGAATGATCCAATTGATCAAAGATTAAGATTTGAAGAACAAATGAAAATGAGAAAAGCAGGCGACGAAGAAGCACATATGTTTGATGAAGACTTCGTTCGTGCTCTTGAATATGGAATGCCTCCAACAGCTGGACTTGGAATTGGTATCGATAGACTTGTTATGCTTTTGACAAATCAACATTCAATCCGTGATGTGATTCTTTTCCCAACAATGAGACCTGAAAAATAA